GGGGACTGGGGACACGGGGAGGAAAATTTAATTACCAATCAACAATCAACAATCAACAATTAATAAATCTGAAAATGAAACTGCATTTATCTACGTGGCTCGAAGTAGAAGCTTATCTCAAGGAATCTAGAGGTATAATTATACCCATTGGTTCTACCGAACAGCATGGTCCGACTGGTTTAATTGGGACAGATGCTATATGTGCAGAAGCTATAGCTTTTGGGGTAGGAGATGCAGCCCGCGCTTTGGTAGCACCAACCATTAATGTAGGTATGGCATTACATCATGGTGCTTTTCCTGGAACTATGAGTTTGCGTCCAAGTACTTTGATTTTGTTAATTCAAGACTACGTGACTGGTTTAGCCAAAGCTGGATTTACCCAATTTTTCTTCATTAACGGTCATGGGGGGAATATTGCCACAATGAAGGCAGCTTTTGCGGAAACCTACGCTCATTTAGCCGATTTAAATATAGCTGGTGCAGATGAAGTAAAATGCCATATTGCTAATTGGTTTATGTGTGGCTCTGTATATAAACTAGCCAAAGAGTTGTATGGAGATGAAGAAGGTTCTCATGCAACCCCTAGTGAAGTAGCTTTGACTCAGTATGTCTATCCAGAGGCGATTAAACAAGCAGATTTAAGTTTAGAAGTCGGTAAAGGGCATAATATTTATGGTGCAACCGATTTTCGTCGGCGCTACCCTGATGGACGAATGGGTTCCAATCCAGCTTTAGCAACTCTAGAACATGGTAAGCAATTTTATGAATTGGCGGTGAAGGAATTAACCAATAGTTATTTGGAATTTGTCCGGTAAAATCCCCATAAATTAAGTAAATTTTAGATAGCGAATCACGCTCAGAATATAGTTACACATGACATCAAATACTGAATTCATAATTTAGGGAAGTGTGCCATATAATGGAAGATCCAAATACTTGCAAGGCTAGTGCTTTTGGAAGAGCAGCCTGTATCAATAGCAATATTTGGAGACTCTTGTGAGTCAATCGTCTCCAATTAGTAGCTGGAAACCTCATCTCCCAGGGCTGTTTGTCAAGATGTCAATACTTGTAACCAATTGTCGAACTGGTTCAATAGAAAAATATTTATCAGTAAATAAACT
This region of Merismopedia glauca CCAP 1448/3 genomic DNA includes:
- a CDS encoding creatininase family protein; translated protein: MKLHLSTWLEVEAYLKESRGIIIPIGSTEQHGPTGLIGTDAICAEAIAFGVGDAARALVAPTINVGMALHHGAFPGTMSLRPSTLILLIQDYVTGLAKAGFTQFFFINGHGGNIATMKAAFAETYAHLADLNIAGADEVKCHIANWFMCGSVYKLAKELYGDEEGSHATPSEVALTQYVYPEAIKQADLSLEVGKGHNIYGATDFRRRYPDGRMGSNPALATLEHGKQFYELAVKELTNSYLEFVR